One region of Anaeromyxobacter paludicola genomic DNA includes:
- a CDS encoding sugar transferase produces the protein MLKQQARLVSTGLRLWDLCMLSVAFPIAYRVRDALPRFGLTLPGADELPGLYPISRYYGLLVTSLLLWIAAARWSAVYQAYRTRPLWVELWRIARSLLLVAVAVAAIGFALHQSDVSRSFVAVYYAVVFALVLAHRVGLRLLARAARRRGYNTRSYAVVGSGDLGLGIVHAVAAHPHWGLVFAGWILEEGTPAPREGRVLGGLAELGAILEREVLDEVVFAVPREQLATIEQAVHQCEEQGVGAKVCLDLFPRRVARLELEELEGVPVLSFTTIPQDAIALFAKRAFDIVVSALVLLLGAPVFLAIAAAVKLDSRGPVFFRQRRVGLNGREFTLLKFRSMVSGAERLHQKMRRRSQVSGPVYKHAQDPRITPVGRWLRRTSLDELPQFWNVLKGEMSVVGPRPPIPEEVREYQRWQRRRLSMKPGITCTWQVSGRSEIDFERWMALDLAYIDNWSLWLDLRIFLLTIPAVLTGRGAR, from the coding sequence ATGCTCAAGCAACAGGCCAGGCTGGTCTCGACGGGGCTCCGGCTCTGGGACCTCTGCATGCTCTCGGTGGCGTTCCCCATCGCCTACCGGGTGCGCGACGCGCTGCCCCGCTTCGGGCTCACGCTGCCCGGCGCCGACGAGCTCCCGGGCCTCTACCCCATCTCGCGCTACTACGGCCTCCTCGTCACCTCCCTGCTGCTCTGGATCGCGGCGGCGCGCTGGTCGGCGGTCTACCAGGCCTACCGGACCCGCCCGCTCTGGGTGGAGCTGTGGCGCATCGCCCGCTCGCTCCTGCTGGTGGCGGTGGCGGTGGCGGCCATCGGCTTCGCCCTCCACCAGAGCGACGTCTCCCGCAGCTTCGTCGCCGTCTACTACGCGGTGGTCTTCGCGCTGGTGCTGGCGCACCGGGTCGGGCTGCGGCTCCTCGCCCGGGCCGCCCGCCGGCGGGGCTACAACACGCGCTCCTACGCCGTGGTCGGCTCGGGCGACCTGGGGCTCGGGATCGTCCACGCCGTCGCCGCCCACCCGCACTGGGGGCTGGTCTTCGCGGGCTGGATCCTCGAGGAGGGCACGCCGGCCCCGCGGGAGGGGCGGGTGCTGGGCGGGCTCGCCGAGCTCGGCGCCATCCTGGAGCGGGAGGTGCTCGACGAGGTGGTCTTCGCCGTCCCGCGCGAGCAGCTCGCCACCATCGAGCAGGCGGTGCACCAGTGCGAGGAGCAGGGGGTGGGCGCGAAGGTCTGCCTCGACCTCTTCCCGCGCCGGGTCGCCCGCCTGGAGCTGGAGGAGCTCGAGGGCGTGCCGGTCCTCTCCTTCACCACCATCCCCCAGGACGCCATCGCGCTCTTCGCGAAGCGGGCCTTCGACATCGTGGTGAGCGCGCTCGTGCTCCTGCTCGGCGCCCCGGTCTTCCTGGCCATCGCCGCGGCGGTGAAGCTCGACTCGCGCGGGCCGGTCTTCTTCCGCCAGCGCCGGGTGGGCCTCAACGGGCGCGAGTTCACGCTCCTCAAGTTCCGCTCCATGGTCTCCGGCGCGGAGCGGCTGCACCAGAAGATGCGGCGCCGGAGCCAGGTGTCGGGGCCGGTCTACAAGCACGCCCAGGACCCGCGCATCACGCCGGTGGGGCGCTGGCTGCGGCGCACCTCGCTCGACGAGCTGCCGCAGTTCTGGAACGTCCTCAAGGGCGAGATGAGCGTGGTCGGGCCGCGGCCGCCCATCCCGGAGGAGGTGCGGGAGTACCAGCGCTGGCAGCGGCGCCGCCTCAGCATGAAGCCCGGGATCACCTGCACCTGGCAGGTGAGCGGGCGGAGCGAGATCGACTTCGAGCGCTGGATGGCGCTCGACCTCGCCTACATCGACAACTGGTCGCTCTGGCTCGACCTGCGCATCTTCCTCCTCACCATCCCGGCGGTGCTGACGGGGAGGGGCGCCCGCTGA
- a CDS encoding L-threonylcarbamoyladenylate synthase, whose translation MRAGGLVAYPTETFYGLGALASSPEAIARLAAAKLRPEGKPLPLLAATPEAAFAVAARVTPLAARLAARFWPGPLTLVLEAAPGLAPEITAGAGTVAVRVPGSEVARELSRLAGGPLISTSANLSGGPPPARAEALDPALRARLDLVLDAGPTPGGLASTLADVTGAAPRQVRAGAVPWAEILAAAGG comes from the coding sequence CTGCGCGCCGGCGGCCTCGTCGCCTATCCCACCGAGACCTTCTACGGGCTCGGCGCGCTCGCCTCCTCCCCGGAGGCCATCGCCCGGCTCGCCGCCGCCAAGCTCCGCCCGGAGGGGAAGCCGCTCCCGCTCCTCGCCGCCACGCCCGAGGCGGCCTTCGCCGTCGCGGCGCGGGTGACGCCGCTCGCGGCCCGGCTCGCCGCCCGCTTCTGGCCCGGCCCGCTCACGCTGGTGCTCGAGGCGGCGCCCGGGCTCGCGCCCGAGATCACCGCCGGCGCCGGGACGGTGGCCGTGCGGGTGCCCGGCAGCGAGGTGGCGCGGGAGCTCTCCCGGCTCGCGGGAGGCCCCCTCATCTCGACCAGCGCCAACCTCTCCGGCGGCCCGCCCCCGGCCCGGGCCGAGGCGCTCGACCCCGCCCTGCGCGCCCGGCTCGACCTCGTCCTCGACGCCGGGCCCACGCCCGGGGGACTCGCCAGCACGCTCGCCGACGTCACCGGGGCGGCGCCGCGCCAGGTGCGCGCCGGGGCGGTGCCCTGGGCGGAGATCCTGGCCGCCGCCGGAGGCTGA
- a CDS encoding DUF1015 domain-containing protein codes for MAAIAPFRGIRFATARAGRLGELISPPYDCISPGQQEQLLGRSPYNVTHLILGKEKAGDGPGENKYTRAAHTFQDWLAEGILRVDPRPAIYPSEQSFTAPDGRRLTRRGVIVACRLTDYREGLVIPHEKTLSAPKVDRLELIRNVKANLSPVFGFYQDDLHEVTGAVAPSALETIAEAISDDGVHHRLWRVDDPAVIATVREILAPKRVFIADGHTRYETALTYRDELDRARPGLPEDGGHRYVLMYLCATSDPGVVIYPTHRVVFGLPDLELSTLLPRLERWFRVETLEEDVRRTAGRAWAVSKLAEHGGKSTAFLMVSAADQKARVLTLRDDADLGIPELPRNDTLRALDVEILHGLIFEHVLGLSLDAQEHERSLGFVRDTGEAIHGALAGRYQLAFVVNPTPMWQVQAVADASETMPQKSTFFYPKLATGMVMRAVDPAERP; via the coding sequence GTGGCCGCCATCGCGCCATTTCGCGGAATCCGCTTCGCCACCGCTCGCGCGGGCCGGCTCGGCGAGCTCATCTCCCCGCCGTACGACTGCATCTCGCCGGGGCAGCAGGAGCAGCTGCTGGGGCGCAGCCCGTACAACGTCACCCACCTCATCCTCGGCAAGGAGAAGGCCGGCGACGGGCCGGGGGAGAACAAGTACACGCGGGCGGCGCACACCTTCCAGGACTGGCTCGCCGAGGGGATCCTGCGGGTCGATCCCAGGCCCGCCATCTACCCCTCGGAGCAGTCGTTCACCGCGCCCGACGGCCGCCGGCTCACCCGCCGCGGCGTGATCGTCGCCTGCCGGCTCACCGACTATCGCGAGGGGCTCGTCATCCCCCACGAGAAGACGCTCTCCGCGCCCAAGGTGGACCGGCTCGAGCTCATCCGGAACGTGAAGGCGAACCTCTCGCCGGTGTTCGGCTTCTACCAGGACGACCTGCACGAGGTGACGGGGGCCGTCGCCCCCTCCGCGCTCGAGACCATCGCCGAGGCGATCTCGGACGACGGGGTGCACCACCGGCTCTGGCGCGTGGACGACCCCGCGGTCATCGCCACCGTCCGCGAGATCCTCGCGCCGAAGCGCGTGTTCATCGCCGACGGCCACACGCGCTACGAGACCGCGCTCACCTACCGCGACGAGCTCGACCGGGCGCGGCCGGGGCTGCCGGAGGACGGCGGGCACCGCTACGTGCTCATGTACCTCTGCGCGACGAGCGACCCGGGCGTGGTCATCTACCCGACGCACCGGGTGGTCTTCGGCCTGCCGGACCTGGAGCTCTCGACCCTGCTGCCCCGGCTCGAGCGCTGGTTCCGGGTGGAGACGCTCGAGGAGGACGTGCGGCGCACCGCCGGCCGGGCCTGGGCGGTGTCGAAGCTCGCCGAGCACGGCGGCAAGTCCACCGCCTTCCTGATGGTGAGCGCCGCCGACCAGAAGGCGCGCGTCCTCACGCTGCGCGACGACGCCGACCTCGGCATCCCCGAACTGCCGCGGAACGACACGCTGCGCGCGCTCGACGTCGAGATCCTCCACGGGCTGATCTTCGAGCACGTGCTCGGCCTCTCGCTCGACGCCCAGGAGCACGAGCGGAGCCTCGGCTTCGTGCGCGACACCGGCGAGGCCATCCACGGCGCGCTCGCGGGCCGCTACCAGCTCGCCTTCGTGGTGAACCCCACCCCGATGTGGCAGGTGCAGGCGGTCGCCGACGCCAGCGAGACCATGCCCCAGAAGAGCACCTTCTTCTACCCGAAGCTCGCGACCGGCATGGTGATGCGGGCGGTGGACCCCGCCGAGCGGCCGTAG
- the hemB gene encoding porphobilinogen synthase has protein sequence MPFPQERPRRLRRTEALRGLVRETTLAPDDLILPLFAAPGQKVRRPVGSMPGVFQLSVDEVVAEAQAAYDAGVRSVILFGIPTRKDATGTSAWDDAEPVQQAVRALKERVPGLVVMTDVCMCEYTDHGHCGVLKPAKVGAPGSELVVDNDATLELLVKEAVSHARAGADVVAPSDMMDGRIGALRAGLDQAGFDDVPIMSYAAKYAGAFYGPFRDAAESAPVAGAGIPKDRKGYQMDPANAREALREVALDVAEGADMLMVKPAVPYLDVVRQIRDRYDLPLAAYHVSGEYAMIKAAARNGWIDGERVLLETLLCCRRAGADLILTYGAVEAARLLTGRRP, from the coding sequence ATGCCATTCCCCCAGGAACGACCGCGCCGCCTCCGCCGCACCGAGGCCCTGCGCGGCCTGGTCCGCGAGACCACCCTCGCCCCCGACGACCTCATCCTCCCGCTCTTCGCCGCGCCCGGCCAGAAGGTCCGGCGGCCGGTCGGCAGCATGCCCGGGGTCTTCCAGCTCTCGGTGGACGAGGTGGTGGCCGAGGCGCAGGCGGCCTACGACGCGGGCGTCCGCTCCGTCATCCTCTTCGGCATCCCCACCCGCAAGGACGCCACCGGCACCTCCGCCTGGGACGACGCCGAGCCGGTGCAGCAGGCGGTGCGCGCGCTGAAGGAGCGAGTGCCCGGCCTGGTGGTGATGACCGACGTCTGCATGTGCGAGTACACCGACCACGGCCACTGCGGCGTGCTCAAGCCGGCCAAGGTCGGCGCCCCCGGCTCCGAGCTGGTGGTGGACAACGACGCCACCCTCGAGCTCCTGGTGAAGGAGGCGGTCTCCCACGCCCGCGCCGGCGCCGACGTGGTCGCGCCCTCCGACATGATGGACGGCCGGATCGGCGCCCTCCGGGCCGGGCTCGACCAGGCCGGCTTCGACGACGTGCCCATCATGTCCTACGCGGCGAAGTACGCCGGCGCCTTCTACGGCCCGTTCCGCGACGCCGCCGAGAGCGCGCCGGTGGCCGGCGCCGGGATCCCCAAGGACCGCAAGGGCTACCAGATGGACCCCGCCAACGCCCGCGAGGCGCTGCGCGAGGTGGCGCTCGACGTGGCCGAGGGCGCCGACATGCTGATGGTGAAGCCGGCGGTGCCGTACCTCGACGTGGTCCGCCAGATCCGCGACCGCTACGACCTGCCGCTCGCCGCGTACCACGTGTCGGGCGAGTACGCGATGATCAAGGCGGCGGCCCGGAACGGCTGGATCGACGGCGAGCGGGTGCTGCTCGAGACGCTCCTCTGCTGCCGCCGCGCCGGCGCCGACCTCATCCTCACCTACGGCGCGGTCGAGGCGGCCCGGCTCCTCACCGGCCGCCGGCCTTGA
- a CDS encoding DUF4177 domain-containing protein, with translation MSEPLYKVVEVSPVTEESLERVLNERAGQGYGFESIHFVMREGSHRPAMAYLFFTRGGDEEPEPPAPAEA, from the coding sequence TTGAGCGAGCCGCTCTACAAGGTGGTGGAGGTCTCCCCGGTGACGGAGGAGAGCCTGGAGCGCGTCCTCAACGAGCGCGCCGGACAGGGCTACGGCTTCGAGTCGATCCACTTCGTCATGCGCGAGGGCTCGCACCGCCCCGCCATGGCGTACCTGTTCTTCACGCGCGGGGGCGACGAGGAGCCGGAGCCCCCCGCGCCCGCCGAGGCCTGA
- a CDS encoding RDD family protein: MPDPRREGSPYPKADLTLRGLARAADFTLAFLVARLGHDHELGILLAALYLLAADGLMHGQSFGKRMFGVRAMVVPRRAPVGWRESFIRNAPFAVVALFGAAPLLWIALPAVAIAVLGYESWRVLRDPLGLRLGDALADTQVVDAKVVSRIEVRVLPDLGAAAPTPEGPSASSARLRQ; the protein is encoded by the coding sequence ATGCCCGACCCCCGCCGCGAGGGATCGCCCTACCCGAAGGCCGACCTCACGCTGCGCGGGCTCGCGCGCGCCGCCGACTTCACCCTGGCGTTCCTGGTGGCGCGGCTCGGCCACGACCACGAGCTCGGCATCCTGCTGGCGGCGCTCTACCTGCTCGCCGCCGACGGGCTCATGCACGGGCAGTCCTTCGGCAAGCGCATGTTCGGCGTGCGCGCGATGGTGGTCCCGCGCCGGGCGCCGGTCGGGTGGCGCGAGTCGTTCATCCGCAACGCGCCCTTCGCGGTGGTGGCGCTCTTCGGCGCCGCGCCGCTGCTCTGGATCGCGCTCCCGGCGGTGGCCATCGCCGTGCTCGGGTACGAGAGCTGGCGGGTGCTGCGGGATCCGCTCGGGCTCCGGCTCGGCGACGCCCTCGCCGACACGCAGGTGGTCGACGCCAAGGTGGTCTCGCGCATCGAGGTGCGGGTGCTCCCCGACCTCGGCGCCGCGGCGCCCACGCCCGAGGGGCCGTCCGCCAGCTCGGCGCGCCTGCGCCAGTAG
- a CDS encoding D-alanine--D-alanine ligase family protein, translating to MRIALTHNLRLSDSEEEAEFDTRETVEALAGAIERLGHRVERIEVSGPASRTVARLEAYGPDLIFNTAEGRRGRFREAFFPGLFDELAMPYTGSDAYVLALTLDKQLTKLILAQHGVTTPRWQYLEDARQLQPNALRFPVIVKPNFEGSSKGITQDSVVEDPLALHRSVEDALARYPSGVLVEEFIRGRDVTVPFLEAAARERGGVLQPVEYVVDEAIAGARRHAIYDYALKTALDQAVSVRAPARLARAEAQRIRDQAEAVVRVLGIRDLARMDFRVGDDGQVHFLEVNALPSLEAGASIYAAAALEGLHSDAVLGAVIDSAVARWNIADPRSRRGRPRRAERLKVGFAYNVKRLTPEPSGEQDDEAEYDAPKTLQAIREAIASYGHEVVDLEATSDLPLVLASTPVDVVFNIAEGFKGRNRESQVPALLELLDIPYTGSDPAALSVALDKALAKRMVRAHGILTPDYLVMHSGKERLPKELSRFPLLVKPVAEGTSKGVTRKSVVRNEDELRQVAREVIQKYRQPALVEQYVAGREFTVGLLGERRPRVLPPMEIVFLDASDPTPIYSFDLKQDWSDQLRYEVPARLSPRELERLERAAREVFTALGCRDVARVDFRMDAEGRLFFIESNPLPGLAPGWSDLVLIAQAAGIEYRALIGEVLSFAIRRYQERERERVRERRAQAAASREGAGGANGVTAAPDGEGG from the coding sequence GTGCGCATCGCCCTCACCCACAACCTCCGGCTCTCCGACTCCGAGGAGGAGGCCGAGTTCGACACCCGCGAGACGGTGGAGGCGCTCGCCGGGGCCATCGAGCGGCTCGGCCACCGGGTGGAGCGGATCGAGGTCTCCGGCCCCGCCTCGCGCACCGTGGCCCGGCTCGAGGCCTACGGCCCGGACCTCATCTTCAACACCGCCGAGGGGCGGCGGGGGCGGTTCCGGGAGGCGTTCTTCCCGGGGCTCTTCGACGAGCTGGCGATGCCCTACACCGGGTCCGACGCCTACGTCCTCGCGCTCACCCTCGACAAGCAGCTCACCAAGCTCATCCTGGCGCAGCACGGGGTCACCACGCCGCGCTGGCAGTACCTCGAGGACGCCCGGCAGCTGCAGCCGAACGCGCTCCGGTTCCCGGTGATCGTGAAGCCCAACTTCGAGGGCAGCTCGAAGGGCATCACCCAGGACTCGGTGGTGGAGGACCCGCTGGCGCTCCACCGGAGCGTCGAGGACGCCCTCGCCCGGTACCCGTCGGGCGTGCTGGTGGAGGAGTTCATCCGCGGGCGCGACGTGACCGTGCCCTTCCTCGAGGCGGCCGCGCGGGAGCGGGGCGGGGTGCTGCAGCCGGTGGAGTACGTGGTGGACGAGGCGATCGCCGGCGCGCGCCGCCACGCCATCTACGACTACGCCCTCAAGACCGCCCTCGACCAGGCGGTCTCGGTGCGCGCGCCGGCCCGGCTCGCCCGGGCCGAGGCGCAGCGGATCCGCGACCAGGCCGAGGCCGTGGTGCGGGTGCTCGGCATCCGCGACCTCGCCCGGATGGACTTCCGCGTCGGCGACGACGGCCAGGTCCACTTCCTCGAGGTGAACGCGCTGCCCTCGCTCGAGGCCGGCGCCTCGATCTACGCCGCGGCGGCGCTGGAGGGGCTCCACAGCGACGCCGTGCTCGGGGCGGTCATCGACAGCGCCGTGGCCCGCTGGAACATCGCCGATCCGCGCTCGCGCCGCGGCCGGCCGCGCCGGGCGGAGCGGCTCAAGGTGGGCTTCGCCTACAACGTGAAGCGGCTCACCCCCGAGCCCTCGGGCGAGCAGGACGACGAGGCCGAGTACGACGCCCCGAAGACGCTCCAGGCCATCCGCGAGGCCATCGCGAGCTACGGCCACGAGGTGGTGGACCTCGAGGCGACGAGCGACCTGCCGCTCGTGCTCGCCTCCACGCCGGTGGACGTGGTCTTCAACATCGCCGAGGGCTTCAAGGGGCGCAACCGCGAGTCGCAGGTCCCGGCGCTGCTGGAGCTCCTCGACATCCCGTACACCGGCTCCGACCCGGCGGCGCTCTCGGTGGCCCTCGACAAGGCGCTCGCGAAGCGCATGGTGCGCGCCCACGGCATCCTCACCCCCGACTACCTCGTGATGCACAGCGGGAAGGAGCGGCTGCCCAAGGAGCTGTCCCGCTTCCCGCTCCTCGTGAAGCCGGTCGCGGAGGGCACGAGCAAGGGGGTCACGCGCAAGTCGGTGGTGCGCAACGAGGACGAGCTGCGCCAGGTCGCGCGCGAGGTGATCCAGAAGTACCGGCAGCCGGCGCTCGTGGAGCAGTACGTCGCCGGGCGCGAGTTCACGGTCGGCCTCCTCGGCGAGCGGCGGCCGCGGGTGCTGCCGCCGATGGAGATCGTCTTCCTCGACGCCTCCGACCCGACCCCCATCTACTCCTTCGACCTCAAGCAGGACTGGAGCGACCAGCTGCGCTACGAGGTCCCGGCGCGGCTCTCGCCCCGCGAGCTGGAGCGGCTGGAGCGGGCGGCGCGCGAGGTGTTCACCGCGCTCGGCTGCCGCGACGTGGCCCGGGTGGACTTCCGCATGGACGCCGAGGGGCGGCTCTTCTTCATCGAGTCGAACCCGCTCCCGGGGCTGGCGCCCGGCTGGAGCGACCTCGTGCTCATCGCCCAGGCGGCCGGCATCGAGTACCGGGCCCTCATCGGCGAGGTGCTCTCCTTCGCCATCCGGCGCTACCAGGAGCGCGAGCGCGAGCGGGTCCGGGAGCGGCGCGCCCAGGCCGCCGCCTCGCGCGAGGGCGCCGGCGGGGCGAACGGCGTGACCGCGGCCCCCGACGGCGAGGGAGGGTAG
- a CDS encoding DmpA family aminopeptidase: protein MADPAPAPERRLRARELGIPLGRYRPGRFNAITDVAGVKVGHCTLVHGAGPLQPGRGPVRTGVTCILPNPTNVFEERVVGGGFILNGAGEVSGLTQLMEWGLIETPIFLTNTLSVGAVSDAAVKWMVERYPGIGGEHDVIIPLVGECDDSWLNDIAGGHVHEEHVRQAIETAADGPVPEGNVGGGTGMITCDFKAGIGTASRKLPQALGGYTVGVLVMSNFGVMRQLRVGGLPVGELLEPRYASLPRRVNNYGSIIAVVATDAPLITHQLNRLAKRAALGVGRVGSSAMHGSGEIMLAFSTANMVPRQTRKMVYRVKILLDQRLDPLYEAVIEATEEAILNALCMAEDMEGVNGNLSRALPLHEVRAMASHWQRLVAGGRRGQD from the coding sequence GTGGCCGATCCCGCCCCCGCCCCGGAGCGGCGCCTCCGCGCCCGCGAGCTCGGCATCCCGCTCGGCCGCTACCGGCCGGGGCGCTTCAACGCCATCACCGACGTGGCCGGCGTGAAGGTCGGCCACTGCACCCTGGTCCACGGCGCGGGCCCCCTGCAGCCGGGGCGCGGGCCGGTGCGCACCGGGGTCACCTGCATCCTGCCCAACCCCACCAACGTGTTCGAGGAGCGGGTGGTCGGGGGCGGCTTCATCCTCAACGGCGCCGGCGAGGTCTCCGGCCTCACCCAGCTCATGGAGTGGGGGCTCATCGAGACCCCCATCTTCCTGACCAACACCCTCTCCGTCGGGGCGGTGTCGGACGCCGCGGTGAAGTGGATGGTGGAGCGGTACCCCGGCATCGGGGGCGAGCACGACGTCATCATCCCGCTCGTGGGCGAGTGCGACGACTCGTGGCTCAACGACATCGCCGGCGGGCACGTGCACGAGGAGCACGTCCGCCAGGCCATCGAGACGGCCGCCGACGGCCCCGTGCCCGAGGGGAACGTGGGCGGCGGCACCGGCATGATCACCTGCGACTTCAAGGCCGGCATCGGCACCGCGAGCCGGAAGCTGCCGCAGGCGCTCGGCGGCTACACGGTCGGCGTGCTGGTGATGAGCAACTTCGGCGTGATGCGGCAGCTCCGCGTGGGCGGGCTCCCGGTGGGGGAGCTGCTCGAGCCGCGGTACGCCAGCCTGCCCCGGCGCGTGAACAACTACGGCTCGATCATCGCGGTGGTCGCCACCGACGCGCCGCTCATCACCCACCAGCTCAACCGGCTCGCCAAGCGGGCGGCGCTCGGGGTGGGGCGGGTCGGCTCCTCGGCCATGCACGGCTCGGGGGAGATCATGCTGGCGTTCTCCACCGCCAACATGGTGCCGCGGCAGACGCGCAAGATGGTCTACCGGGTGAAGATCCTGCTCGACCAGCGGCTCGATCCGCTCTACGAGGCGGTGATCGAGGCCACCGAGGAGGCGATCCTGAACGCGCTCTGCATGGCCGAGGACATGGAGGGCGTGAACGGCAACCTCTCGCGGGCGCTCCCGCTGCACGAGGTGCGCGCGATGGCCTCCCACTGGCAGCGGCTCGTCGCCGGCGGGCGGCGCGGCCAGGATTAG
- a CDS encoding aminopeptidase, which produces MARSKSKHVRLIMKRRQAWKARKKRQKAAKKASGGAKK; this is translated from the coding sequence ATGGCCCGTTCCAAGAGCAAGCACGTCCGCCTCATCATGAAGCGCCGCCAGGCCTGGAAGGCCCGCAAGAAGCGCCAGAAGGCCGCCAAGAAGGCCTCCGGCGGCGCGAAGAAGTAG
- a CDS encoding ATP-grasp domain-containing protein, translated as MTAPRLLLLAPTQSYRTDDFLAAAARLGVPVVVGTDRCHRIEETFGEEQGLWSLDYRKPEHAAEQIAAAARQEPIAGIVPVNETTAVIAALAAERLGLPWNPPDAALRAADKAAQRTRLAEAGLPVPAFRAFRLDGDPEAAAASVTYPCVLKPVVLSASRGVIRADDPAGFVAAWRRIERILREARTERRAAGAEAARTVLVEAFVPGAEVAVEGLLRGGAFELLALFDKPDPLDGPYFEETLYVTPSRHPAPLQREIARLTGEACRALGLREGPVHAELRLPPAGPVILEVAARSIGGLCARTLRFGAGISLEELLVCHALRLPLASLQRERRAAGVMMIPIPRAGILHGVGGLDEAKAVPGVEDVVVTAQEGREVAPLPEGDCYFGFIFARGEAPAEVEAALRAAHARLRIDIRAPLPMV; from the coding sequence ATGACCGCGCCGCGCCTCCTGCTCCTCGCCCCCACCCAGAGCTACCGCACCGACGACTTCCTCGCGGCCGCCGCCCGCCTCGGCGTGCCGGTGGTGGTGGGGACGGATCGCTGCCACCGGATCGAGGAGACCTTCGGGGAGGAGCAGGGGCTCTGGTCGCTCGACTACCGGAAGCCGGAGCACGCGGCCGAGCAGATCGCGGCGGCGGCGCGGCAGGAGCCCATCGCCGGCATCGTGCCGGTGAACGAGACCACGGCCGTCATCGCCGCCCTGGCGGCGGAGCGGCTCGGGCTCCCCTGGAACCCGCCCGACGCGGCGCTCCGGGCCGCCGACAAGGCGGCGCAGCGGACCCGGCTGGCCGAGGCCGGGCTGCCCGTCCCGGCCTTCCGCGCCTTCCGGCTCGACGGCGACCCCGAGGCGGCCGCGGCGTCGGTGACTTACCCGTGCGTCCTCAAGCCGGTGGTGCTGTCGGCGAGCCGCGGCGTCATCCGGGCCGACGACCCGGCCGGCTTCGTCGCCGCCTGGCGGCGCATCGAGCGGATCCTGCGGGAGGCCCGGACCGAGCGGCGGGCCGCCGGCGCCGAGGCGGCGCGCACCGTGCTCGTGGAGGCGTTCGTCCCCGGGGCGGAGGTGGCGGTCGAGGGGCTCCTGCGCGGCGGCGCCTTCGAGCTGCTCGCGCTCTTCGACAAGCCCGATCCGCTCGACGGTCCCTACTTCGAGGAGACGCTCTACGTCACCCCGTCGCGCCACCCGGCCCCGCTCCAGCGGGAGATCGCCCGGCTCACCGGCGAGGCCTGCCGCGCGCTCGGGCTCAGGGAGGGGCCGGTCCACGCCGAGCTGCGGCTCCCGCCCGCCGGGCCGGTGATCCTCGAGGTGGCCGCCCGCTCCATCGGCGGCCTCTGCGCCCGCACGCTCCGGTTCGGGGCGGGCATCTCGCTCGAGGAGCTCCTGGTGTGCCACGCGCTCCGGCTGCCGCTCGCGTCGCTGCAGCGGGAGCGTCGCGCCGCCGGGGTGATGATGATCCCCATCCCGCGCGCCGGGATCCTGCACGGCGTCGGCGGGCTCGACGAGGCGAAGGCGGTGCCGGGGGTGGAGGACGTGGTGGTCACCGCGCAGGAGGGGCGCGAGGTGGCGCCGCTCCCGGAGGGCGACTGCTACTTCGGCTTCATCTTCGCGCGCGGGGAGGCGCCGGCCGAGGTGGAGGCGGCGCTGCGGGCCGCCCACGCGCGGCTGCGCATCGACATCCGCGCGCCGCTGCCCATGGTGTGA